One window of Sporosarcina sp. 6E9 genomic DNA carries:
- a CDS encoding RNA polymerase sigma factor: MTDIELAKKAIDGNDAAFLELMFAHREALFKTALAYLKNEKEALEAIQEVTFRAYEKISTVRNPEYTKTWLIRIMMNYCRDVLKKQKRIVFDEEPLFQYGISDDYTYLEIEDAMKLLSEEQRELIYMRYLNEIKIKDIAEMKATPESTVKTRLYKTLGILKSYFEEKGGIRRV; the protein is encoded by the coding sequence TTGACTGACATAGAATTGGCGAAGAAAGCGATTGATGGGAATGATGCGGCTTTTCTTGAATTGATGTTCGCCCACAGAGAAGCGCTATTCAAGACTGCGCTCGCTTATTTAAAAAATGAAAAAGAAGCACTCGAGGCCATACAAGAAGTGACATTCCGCGCATATGAAAAAATTAGTACGGTGCGCAATCCTGAATACACGAAAACGTGGCTCATTCGGATTATGATGAATTATTGTCGGGATGTATTAAAGAAACAAAAAAGAATTGTATTTGATGAAGAACCTCTTTTCCAATACGGAATCAGTGATGACTATACTTATCTTGAAATTGAAGATGCCATGAAATTATTATCCGAAGAACAACGTGAACTTATTTATATGCGCTATCTCAATGAAATTAAAATTAAAGATATTGCAGAAATGAAAGCAACTCCGGAAAGCACGGTCAAAACTAGGCTTTATAAAACACTTGGAATACTGAAATCCTATTTTGAGGAGAAAGGTGGGATACGCCGTGTTTAG
- the rfbB gene encoding dTDP-glucose 4,6-dehydratase, protein MNILVTGGAGFIGANFIRYMLSTYNYTIVNLDQLTYAGNLNNLNDIAHKPNYHFVHGNINDKELVNQIFHDYDIQTVINFAAESHVDRSIENPSIFFETNVLGTENLLEVSKSHWKVNSLNPNCREYKTGVKFIQISTDEVYGTLGEEGFFTEETNLAPNSPYSASKASADMIVRAYNATFGIPVLITRCSNNYGPYQYPEKLIPLIIERALKNEPIPIYGDGNQVRDWLYVEDHCLAIDRVLHKGEIGEVYNIGGNNEKKNIEIVKIILALLQKNESLIEFVEDRLGHDQRYAIDNSKISRELEWTPAFTFEQGIEKTIEWYLANKAWMESIKIGDKIS, encoded by the coding sequence ATGAATATATTAGTCACTGGTGGCGCTGGATTTATCGGAGCCAATTTCATTCGCTATATGCTTTCAACTTACAATTACACGATTGTCAATCTTGATCAATTGACTTATGCGGGAAATTTGAACAATTTGAACGATATTGCACATAAACCTAATTATCATTTTGTGCACGGAAATATTAATGATAAAGAGTTAGTTAATCAAATATTCCATGACTATGACATTCAAACTGTCATTAATTTCGCTGCAGAGTCGCATGTAGACCGAAGCATTGAAAATCCGTCAATCTTTTTTGAAACAAACGTGCTTGGAACGGAGAATTTACTCGAAGTGTCAAAGAGTCATTGGAAGGTCAATTCACTGAATCCCAATTGCCGTGAATATAAAACTGGTGTCAAATTTATACAAATATCTACGGACGAAGTATACGGAACATTGGGAGAAGAGGGCTTTTTCACTGAGGAGACAAACCTTGCGCCAAATAGTCCCTATTCAGCTTCCAAAGCATCTGCAGATATGATTGTTAGAGCTTATAACGCAACGTTTGGGATCCCTGTATTGATAACCAGATGTTCAAATAATTATGGCCCTTACCAATACCCTGAGAAATTAATCCCACTGATTATAGAACGAGCACTGAAAAACGAACCAATTCCGATTTACGGCGATGGAAACCAGGTACGAGATTGGCTCTATGTTGAAGATCATTGTTTGGCGATAGATAGGGTCCTTCACAAAGGCGAAATAGGAGAAGTTTATAATATAGGCGGAAATAATGAAAAGAAAAATATTGAAATCGTGAAAATAATATTAGCTCTGCTGCAAAAGAATGAAAGTTTAATTGAATTTGTGGAGGATCGTCTAGGCCACGATCAAAGATATGCCATTGATAATTCAAAAATTAGTAGGGAACTGGAATGGACGCCTGCTTTTACATTTGAACAAGGTATTGAAAAAACGATTGAATGGTATTTGGCGAATAAAGCATGGATGGAGTCGATTAAGATTGGTGATAAAATTTCCTAG
- a CDS encoding diaminopimelate decarboxylase, which produces MIKFPSSKDNLSHQEILNSLRELYGEAFYVFDIEQLRKNYSSLFTSFKSRYDKITVGYSYKTNYVPALIKELSSLGAYAEVVSRLEYDLALKIGVNSEDIIFNGPFKKYEDIALALDGNSIINLDSFYEIGKVKRYLNENPQSQVKVGLRVSFDLTVDGDNPLQNKYEQSRFGFCVENGSFENAISELQSEPNIKIVGLHGHFSTSTRSVNVYRKITQKLCDLAKMYVADTLEYIDVGGGFYGNVPKSISTQDVPSFDDYANAICSIMNKEKVHFTEDPLLIIEPGLALVVDTFKFYCVVMDVKKNQNDYFVLVKGSVHNIKPTMHTKNMPMAHVKKSTGIYQHEKFNVVGYTCMEKDYLAIDHAGDLPVPGDFLIFNNVGAYTIVFDPPFIKERPPIIVQDGKKFELARKREKLNDIINDELYVF; this is translated from the coding sequence GTGATAAAATTTCCTAGTAGTAAGGATAACTTGTCGCACCAAGAAATTCTTAACTCACTTAGGGAGTTATATGGAGAAGCTTTCTATGTTTTTGACATAGAGCAGTTAAGAAAAAATTATTCGAGTCTATTTACATCCTTCAAAAGCAGATATGACAAAATAACCGTTGGATATTCATATAAAACGAATTATGTGCCGGCATTGATTAAGGAATTATCGTCATTGGGTGCATATGCTGAAGTTGTTTCTAGATTGGAATATGATCTTGCCCTTAAGATAGGGGTAAATTCTGAAGATATTATTTTTAATGGACCCTTTAAAAAGTATGAGGATATAGCATTGGCTTTGGATGGGAACAGTATTATTAATTTGGATTCTTTTTACGAGATTGGAAAAGTGAAAAGATATTTAAACGAAAATCCACAAAGCCAAGTCAAAGTAGGATTACGTGTTAGTTTTGATTTAACTGTCGATGGAGATAATCCGCTTCAAAATAAATATGAGCAAAGTCGGTTTGGCTTTTGTGTGGAAAATGGAAGTTTTGAAAACGCGATATCCGAGTTGCAAAGTGAGCCCAATATTAAAATAGTTGGATTACACGGCCATTTCTCTACAAGCACGAGAAGTGTGAACGTCTATAGGAAAATAACGCAAAAACTATGCGATCTCGCAAAGATGTATGTAGCCGATACACTTGAATATATTGATGTCGGCGGAGGCTTCTATGGGAATGTTCCAAAGTCTATCAGTACTCAGGATGTGCCTTCGTTTGATGATTATGCCAATGCAATTTGTTCAATAATGAATAAAGAGAAAGTGCATTTTACAGAGGATCCATTATTGATTATTGAGCCAGGCTTAGCTTTAGTCGTTGATACATTTAAGTTTTATTGTGTCGTCATGGATGTGAAGAAAAATCAAAATGACTATTTTGTTCTTGTAAAAGGAAGCGTTCATAATATCAAACCGACGATGCATACGAAAAATATGCCAATGGCTCATGTGAAAAAAAGTACGGGGATTTATCAACATGAGAAGTTCAATGTCGTTGGGTACACATGTATGGAAAAAGATTATTTGGCTATTGATCATGCAGGAGATTTGCCGGTACCAGGTGACTTTTTAATATTCAATAATGTCGGTGCCTACACGATTGTTTTTGATCCTCCTTTTATTAAGGAAAGGCCGCCTATTATCGTGCAGGATGGAAAAAAGTTTGAATTGGCAAGAAAAAGGGAGAAATTAAACGACATTATCAATGATGAATTATATGTGTTTTAA
- the rfbA gene encoding glucose-1-phosphate thymidylyltransferase RfbA — MKGIILAGGSGTRLYPLTKSISKQMLPVFDKPMIYYPLSVLMLAGIKEILIISTPRDIVAFQDLLGDGSKMGIELHYEIQYEPSGLAEAFIVGEEFIGDSTVALVLGDNIFYGSDFGNRVQKAALLESGATIFGCFVRDPQAYGVVEVDENYHAISIEEKPVKPKSSYAVPGLYFFDNRVVDFAKQVRPSSRGEVEITCVINEYLQRSELKVEIMGRGLAWLDTGTHESLLEASNFVEAIQKRQGLYVSCIEEIAYRRDYISKEQLLQLAKPLMKTDYGKYLVEVAKSKKSFSSFAYS; from the coding sequence ATGAAAGGAATCATATTAGCTGGGGGATCGGGAACTCGCTTATACCCACTAACGAAATCGATTTCGAAACAGATGTTGCCGGTGTTTGATAAGCCTATGATTTACTATCCGTTATCTGTATTAATGCTCGCTGGCATAAAAGAAATTTTAATTATTTCAACTCCAAGAGATATTGTTGCGTTTCAAGATTTATTGGGAGATGGCAGCAAAATGGGGATTGAATTGCACTATGAAATTCAATACGAACCCAGCGGACTTGCAGAGGCATTTATCGTTGGAGAAGAATTCATCGGAGATTCTACCGTTGCGCTTGTACTTGGGGATAATATTTTTTATGGATCTGATTTTGGGAATCGTGTACAAAAGGCAGCCTTACTTGAGTCCGGCGCAACGATATTCGGTTGTTTCGTTAGAGATCCACAAGCTTATGGGGTTGTAGAAGTAGATGAGAATTATCATGCAATATCAATTGAAGAAAAACCGGTAAAACCAAAATCTTCTTATGCTGTTCCAGGTTTATATTTCTTTGATAACCGCGTTGTTGATTTTGCGAAACAAGTACGGCCCTCCTCCCGTGGAGAAGTAGAAATTACCTGTGTCATTAATGAATATCTCCAACGCAGTGAACTTAAAGTGGAAATTATGGGAAGAGGATTAGCCTGGTTAGATACGGGGACTCATGAGTCTTTACTGGAAGCATCAAACTTTGTTGAAGCGATTCAAAAACGGCAGGGGCTATATGTATCTTGTATAGAAGAAATTGCATACCGGAGAGATTATATTTCTAAAGAACAATTATTGCAGCTTGCGAAGCCGTTAATGAAAACAGATTACGGAAAATATTTAGTAGAAGTTGCTAAATCCAAAAAATCATTTAGTTCATTCGCATATAGCTGA
- a CDS encoding lipopolysaccharide biosynthesis protein — protein sequence MKESTSLKRKTMVGLFWSFVDLSANHGIQFIIQIILARLLLPEHFGVIGMIIVFIALSESIVDSGFTQALIRDQGTTQEDYSTVFYFNLLIAILLYIILYFLAPIISAFFLEPELITIIRTLSVVLIINSLGIIQKVMLVKKVDFKTITKVSIIAVIISGSITIIFALMGFGVWSLVINILSMQFLQVTLFWLFNRWIPSLKFNIKSFKKFFKFGYKLLLSGLIETFYNNLYFLIIGRMYSTTQLGFYTNAIKIRDLASQSIAAAVQRVSYPVLSSIQDDERRLKSGFRKIIRMSAFINFPLLIGLAAIAVPLFSLLLGDKWLPSVVYFQFLCLAGMLYPLHAINLNILQVKGRSDLFLRLEIIKKAVLTVLIALSLWLGFGIMGLIGAAVANSYISLFINTYFSAREIAYSAIEQMKDLLPVFVYSIIMGVAVFLLGEALPFSNFIILSCQIVFGIAIYTIICKLAKVEEFEAISQFLVGSISRVRVALLLILRKM from the coding sequence ATGAAAGAATCTACATCGTTAAAACGGAAAACAATGGTTGGCTTGTTTTGGAGTTTTGTTGATCTATCAGCAAATCATGGAATCCAATTTATTATCCAGATTATTCTTGCGAGACTATTATTACCGGAACACTTCGGAGTTATCGGGATGATTATTGTATTTATCGCACTTTCCGAATCGATTGTAGACAGTGGTTTTACGCAAGCGTTGATACGCGATCAGGGAACAACTCAAGAGGATTATTCAACAGTATTTTACTTTAATTTACTGATAGCAATTTTGTTGTATATCATTCTTTATTTCTTAGCCCCAATAATAAGTGCATTTTTTCTAGAACCTGAATTAATAACAATAATAAGAACGCTTTCTGTCGTATTAATTATTAATTCATTGGGGATTATTCAAAAAGTGATGCTGGTAAAGAAAGTTGATTTTAAAACAATTACTAAAGTCAGCATTATTGCAGTGATTATATCCGGATCGATAACCATTATTTTTGCATTAATGGGTTTCGGTGTATGGAGCCTCGTGATCAATATCCTTTCTATGCAATTCTTACAAGTGACTCTTTTTTGGTTGTTTAACAGATGGATACCTTCGTTGAAATTCAACATCAAGTCATTCAAAAAGTTTTTCAAATTTGGCTATAAGCTTCTTTTGTCAGGGTTAATCGAAACATTTTACAATAATTTGTACTTCTTAATTATCGGCAGGATGTATTCGACGACACAATTAGGGTTTTATACAAATGCTATTAAAATTCGGGATCTAGCATCTCAATCTATTGCGGCAGCGGTTCAACGAGTATCATACCCAGTCCTTAGTAGCATTCAAGACGATGAAAGACGTTTGAAATCCGGATTCAGAAAAATTATACGAATGTCGGCATTTATTAATTTTCCATTATTGATTGGTTTAGCGGCAATTGCGGTACCGCTTTTTAGTCTGTTATTGGGAGATAAATGGCTTCCTTCTGTCGTATATTTCCAATTCCTTTGCTTAGCGGGTATGTTGTATCCTCTGCACGCAATTAACCTAAATATACTTCAAGTTAAAGGCAGATCAGATTTATTTTTAAGGCTAGAAATAATAAAAAAAGCGGTTTTGACGGTTCTTATCGCTTTGTCCTTGTGGCTCGGATTTGGAATTATGGGTTTGATCGGTGCAGCAGTAGCCAATTCCTATATTTCACTATTCATAAATACGTATTTTTCAGCTAGGGAAATAGCCTATTCAGCTATAGAGCAAATGAAAGATCTATTACCGGTATTTGTGTATTCAATCATCATGGGAGTTGCAGTTTTCCTATTAGGTGAAGCACTGCCGTTTAGCAACTTCATAATATTAAGTTGCCAAATTGTGTTTGGGATTGCGATTTATACAATCATTTGCAAACTTGCCAAAGTAGAAGAATTTGAAGCAATTTCTCAATTTCTAGTCGGATCTATATCTAGAGTCCGAGTAGCACTTTTATTAATTCTGAGAAAAATGTAG
- a CDS encoding polysaccharide deacetylase family protein — translation MRKHGTFIISLDFELNWGVHDVFTLEQYEENLLGTREAIDKMLGLFDDFGIRATWATVGMLFFQNKEELLKNLPSTLPSYKNLEFSPYGKLENIGENEEQDPFHYGQSLLKKISRYEEQEISTHTFSHYYCLEEGQTANEFEADLVAALKVSAEFDRQAMSIVFPRNQLNKAYLPICQKHGIESFRGNEKSWIYKESKFHKESPLKRLLRLVDCYVNITGHNTYRLKKVGKEPIINLASSRFLRPYEPKLKSFEKLRLRRIKKSLIHAAQNGEVYHLWWHPHNFGKDIKENMLFLTEILELVASLNKQYGFESLTMSEATKIALQLNEKKTYEKIRPQSHYEM, via the coding sequence ATGAGAAAACACGGAACCTTCATCATCTCGCTTGATTTCGAATTAAACTGGGGTGTCCACGATGTATTCACATTAGAGCAATATGAAGAAAATTTACTGGGCACACGCGAAGCAATCGATAAAATGCTTGGACTCTTTGACGACTTTGGAATCCGCGCAACATGGGCGACGGTCGGAATGCTATTTTTTCAAAATAAAGAGGAGCTTTTGAAAAATTTGCCCTCGACTCTCCCAAGTTATAAGAACCTAGAATTTTCTCCGTATGGAAAACTTGAAAATATTGGGGAGAATGAAGAACAAGATCCATTTCACTATGGACAATCATTGCTGAAAAAGATTAGCCGTTACGAGGAGCAAGAAATTTCGACGCATACTTTTTCACATTATTATTGTTTGGAAGAGGGGCAGACAGCGAACGAATTTGAGGCAGACCTGGTAGCAGCTTTAAAGGTTAGTGCTGAATTTGATCGGCAGGCAATGTCGATTGTATTTCCAAGAAACCAACTCAATAAAGCTTATCTTCCTATTTGCCAAAAACATGGGATTGAAAGTTTCAGAGGAAATGAAAAAAGTTGGATTTACAAGGAGAGTAAATTTCATAAGGAAAGCCCTTTGAAAAGGTTGCTTCGATTAGTCGATTGTTATGTTAATATTACGGGACATAATACGTATCGGCTTAAAAAAGTAGGGAAAGAGCCAATTATTAATTTAGCATCCAGTCGATTTTTGAGACCCTATGAACCGAAATTGAAAAGTTTTGAAAAACTACGCTTGCGTCGAATTAAGAAAAGTCTTATACATGCAGCGCAAAATGGAGAAGTGTACCATCTCTGGTGGCATCCTCATAATTTCGGTAAAGACATTAAGGAGAATATGCTATTTTTAACGGAAATATTAGAGTTGGTTGCAAGTTTAAATAAACAATATGGTTTTGAAAGTCTTACGATGAGCGAAGCGACCAAAATAGCATTGCAATTAAATGAAAAGAAAACATATGAAAAAATAAGACCCCAGTCACATTATGAAATGTAA
- a CDS encoding DegT/DnrJ/EryC1/StrS aminotransferase family protein: MNNNIRESIHVTRPLLPTLEKMHEKLAEIWGSQWITNNGIQHQKLESQLTDYLGAENLSLFNNGTLALLLGLKALELEGEVITTPFTFPATVQALDWNGLTPVFCDIEPETLTIDATKIEALITEKTSAILGVHVFGNPCDVLAIQTIADKYNLKVIYDGAHSFGAEIAGKPISNFGDMTMFSFHATKLFNTVEGGALVFKDKSLKQILDQLKNFGIANQEEVLLSGLNAKMNEIQAAVGIEVLKLVEVERLARHKIKKQYELRLAKLPGIRVLTTLEGVESSYQYFVIEIDEGEFGHSRDTIHEKLKGYSVFTRKYFYPLCSDFHWYSHLASARPQNLPQAQKTVNEVLAMPFYGGLDIEIVNHICEILEELSTTKNVTSKRMITI; this comes from the coding sequence ATGAATAATAATATTCGAGAATCGATCCATGTAACTAGACCATTACTGCCTACACTTGAAAAAATGCATGAAAAGTTAGCAGAAATATGGGGCAGCCAATGGATAACAAATAATGGTATTCAACATCAAAAATTGGAAAGCCAATTAACCGATTACCTAGGCGCAGAGAATTTATCATTATTTAACAACGGAACATTGGCTTTACTTTTAGGGTTAAAGGCATTAGAGCTTGAAGGTGAAGTGATTACAACTCCGTTTACTTTTCCGGCGACTGTACAAGCACTTGATTGGAATGGTTTGACGCCGGTCTTTTGCGATATAGAACCAGAAACACTGACAATAGACGCAACAAAGATTGAAGCTTTAATAACAGAAAAAACGAGCGCTATTCTTGGTGTGCATGTTTTTGGGAATCCATGTGATGTCCTGGCGATTCAAACAATCGCTGATAAGTATAATTTGAAAGTTATTTACGATGGCGCTCACTCATTTGGAGCTGAAATAGCGGGAAAACCAATTAGCAACTTTGGAGATATGACGATGTTTAGTTTCCATGCGACAAAATTATTTAATACGGTCGAAGGTGGCGCACTAGTTTTCAAAGACAAAAGTTTAAAACAGATACTCGACCAGCTAAAGAATTTTGGTATCGCCAATCAAGAAGAAGTCCTGTTGTCCGGGTTAAACGCTAAGATGAATGAAATTCAGGCGGCTGTGGGCATCGAAGTACTGAAACTAGTGGAAGTTGAAAGATTGGCAAGGCATAAAATCAAAAAACAGTATGAATTGAGATTAGCAAAACTCCCCGGGATTAGGGTATTAACCACTCTCGAAGGTGTAGAAAGTAGTTATCAATATTTTGTAATTGAAATCGATGAAGGTGAGTTCGGTCATTCAAGAGATACCATTCATGAAAAGTTAAAAGGATATTCTGTTTTCACACGAAAATACTTTTATCCATTATGTAGTGATTTCCATTGGTATTCGCATCTTGCTTCTGCACGACCTCAAAATTTACCACAAGCACAGAAGACTGTTAATGAAGTTCTAGCAATGCCTTTTTATGGCGGGCTAGACATTGAAATCGTAAATCATATTTGTGAAATTCTTGAGGAGCTATCTACTACCAAAAATGTTACTTCAAAAAGGATGATAACGATATGA
- a CDS encoding GNAT family N-acetyltransferase has product MELLRITSHDLFEEYRSDWSQILEVNNNTNPFIEFDWVNEWWRHLGRNVQVEIIGVHIDGKPVAFFPFVFEKGLLGYKCFFMSFGQANYMDVVAYDDVLDDSINFVLDEIIRTKKNVVFYLHGLLESSRTPASLEKYLQSRNTNFSVHRVITPYIDLKKIKLEEYMKKRRRLHRLDRRERRLIENGKVEFLRSSHEEMDYMFKLHDKRWKKKRDTSGFTNEKEKEFYRSLAKITSGAFKTQIDSLYINDTMIAFNYGFNCRGRYLGYVLGYDDDFETFSPGRILEKEKILQCKNGNERVFDLSIGYETYKFEWNTHLDYTRRMIFSSNTMAAKVMRYIATAKESFVEKLKENHKLVLFIRNTIGKFLFIIKNMFKSESKGARSEVISFFTRVRKYFYENERYLVYKMEKKNVPDLPDSEEFIELTINDAMKCPLIVSTHLKDICRKMYGGYKGYYPKDDLAYENIFWTNDKVLRIDRISYLEQFKKSSVYFKNWNEGNLSAICSSVKNNSKARTVYVAIEEGAKNEKALLEEVGFSVSKQVFKKTYFGFKKYHVTE; this is encoded by the coding sequence ATGGAACTGTTACGTATTACATCTCATGATCTATTTGAAGAATATCGAAGTGACTGGTCCCAAATATTGGAAGTGAATAATAATACAAACCCGTTTATTGAATTCGACTGGGTGAATGAATGGTGGAGGCATTTAGGGAGGAATGTGCAGGTTGAAATTATTGGCGTCCATATAGATGGAAAGCCTGTTGCTTTTTTCCCATTTGTGTTTGAAAAAGGTTTGCTAGGATACAAATGCTTTTTTATGTCGTTCGGTCAAGCAAACTATATGGATGTTGTCGCTTATGATGATGTGCTAGATGACTCCATTAATTTTGTTTTAGACGAAATTATTCGCACGAAAAAGAACGTTGTTTTCTATTTACATGGGTTATTGGAAAGCAGTCGTACACCTGCAAGTTTGGAAAAGTATTTGCAAAGTCGAAATACAAACTTTTCAGTTCATCGTGTTATTACTCCATATATTGATTTGAAAAAGATTAAACTAGAGGAATACATGAAGAAAAGACGCAGACTACATCGGCTTGATCGAAGAGAAAGACGGTTAATTGAAAATGGGAAAGTAGAGTTTTTACGCAGTAGCCATGAGGAAATGGATTACATGTTTAAGCTTCATGACAAGCGATGGAAAAAAAAGCGTGATACAAGTGGATTTACGAATGAAAAAGAAAAAGAGTTTTACCGTAGTCTTGCAAAGATTACAAGTGGTGCTTTTAAAACTCAAATTGATTCTTTGTACATTAATGATACGATGATTGCATTTAATTATGGCTTTAATTGTCGTGGAAGATATTTAGGATATGTCTTGGGATATGATGATGATTTTGAAACGTTTAGTCCAGGGAGAATCCTTGAAAAAGAAAAGATTTTGCAATGTAAAAACGGCAATGAACGCGTTTTTGATCTGAGCATAGGGTATGAAACATATAAATTTGAATGGAATACACATCTGGATTATACAAGAAGAATGATATTTTCATCTAATACAATGGCCGCAAAAGTTATGCGGTATATTGCGACTGCAAAGGAATCATTTGTTGAGAAACTTAAAGAAAATCATAAGCTTGTTTTATTTATACGAAACACGATTGGAAAATTCCTTTTCATTATTAAAAACATGTTTAAATCGGAGTCTAAAGGTGCTCGTTCCGAAGTCATCTCCTTTTTTACACGAGTTCGAAAATACTTTTATGAAAATGAACGTTACCTAGTCTATAAAATGGAAAAGAAAAACGTTCCAGATTTACCCGATTCCGAAGAATTCATCGAGTTAACGATAAATGACGCAATGAAATGTCCCCTAATTGTTAGCACTCATTTGAAAGATATTTGCAGGAAAATGTATGGGGGCTATAAAGGCTATTATCCAAAAGATGATTTAGCCTATGAAAATATTTTTTGGACAAATGACAAAGTGCTTCGAATTGATAGGATTTCGTATCTTGAACAGTTTAAAAAGAGTTCGGTTTACTTTAAAAACTGGAATGAAGGCAACTTATCAGCTATTTGTTCCTCTGTTAAAAATAATAGCAAAGCGAGAACTGTATATGTTGCGATTGAAGAAGGAGCAAAAAATGAAAAGGCACTATTGGAAGAAGTAGGGTTTTCTGTAAGCAAACAAGTTTTCAAAAAAACTTATTTTGGGTTTAAGAAATATCATGTTACAGAATGA
- a CDS encoding ATP-grasp domain-containing protein — protein MNILLTSAGRRGYLVNYFKEAVGNAGEIHVANSSPNSPAMKNGDQSVVTPLIHSEDYIPFLLKYCLDQDIDAIIPLFDIDLPVLANHISRFDEIGVKVIVSRKEVITICNDKWLTFNYLQLNGFKTPETFLSVNDALEALRKNVVSFPLIIKPRWGMGSISIFEVENRNELEVLFNKTKRNILSTYLSFESQQNIENCVVIQEKLKGQEYGLDVINDLNGNYKVTCIKKKIAMRSGETDRAETITDSRLSRMGEKLSNQLKHIGNLDVDAFIVNEIPYVLEMNARFGGGYPFSHLAGVNLPKAIVMWLNDEFVCDTLLAGKPGIVGYKNIEIIDDQKIASLILS, from the coding sequence ATGAATATTCTATTGACTTCAGCTGGTAGAAGAGGCTACTTAGTGAACTATTTTAAGGAAGCCGTAGGAAACGCCGGAGAGATTCATGTTGCAAATAGTTCGCCGAATTCCCCCGCGATGAAAAATGGAGATCAATCTGTGGTTACGCCCTTAATCCATTCAGAAGATTACATTCCATTTTTACTCAAGTATTGTTTGGATCAAGATATTGATGCAATAATTCCCTTATTTGATATCGATTTACCAGTTCTTGCAAATCATATATCAAGATTTGATGAGATTGGCGTAAAGGTTATTGTGTCAAGGAAAGAAGTCATTACAATATGTAATGACAAATGGTTAACTTTTAATTATTTACAGCTGAATGGCTTCAAAACGCCGGAAACATTTCTTTCTGTAAACGATGCATTAGAAGCGTTAAGAAAAAATGTAGTTAGTTTTCCATTAATCATAAAGCCAAGATGGGGCATGGGGTCAATTTCAATTTTTGAAGTTGAAAATCGAAATGAATTGGAAGTTCTATTTAATAAGACGAAAAGAAACATCCTATCTACGTACCTTTCATTTGAATCACAGCAAAACATTGAGAATTGCGTAGTGATCCAAGAAAAATTAAAAGGGCAAGAATACGGTTTGGATGTAATCAATGATCTTAATGGAAATTACAAAGTAACGTGCATTAAGAAAAAGATTGCGATGCGCTCTGGTGAAACAGATCGTGCAGAAACGATTACGGATTCTCGTTTAAGTAGGATGGGTGAAAAGTTGAGCAATCAGTTAAAGCATATTGGAAATCTTGATGTAGATGCCTTTATTGTCAATGAGATTCCGTATGTTTTGGAAATGAACGCAAGATTTGGTGGGGGATATCCATTTAGTCATCTGGCGGGTGTGAATCTTCCAAAGGCGATTGTTATGTGGTTGAATGATGAATTTGTTTGTGACACATTATTGGCCGGAAAACCCGGGATTGTTGGTTATAAGAATATTGAAATTATTGATGATCAAAAAATAGCTTCTCTCATACTATCTTGA